The Vibrio chagasii genome includes a region encoding these proteins:
- the sucA gene encoding 2-oxoglutarate dehydrogenase E1 component, protein MHNGVMKAWLESSHLAGANATYVEELYELYLSDPDSVSDEWRSVFEELPVQASEAVEQPHSRVREYFRRLAQETKHYSVQVSDPDVDAKQVKVLQLINAYRFRGHQAANLDPLGLWKRATVDELDPSFHTLTEEDLNETFNVGSYAIGQETMVLKDLHKSLKQTYCGSIGAEYMHMTNTEQKRWIQQRLESVSGQPSFNKEEKQAFLEELTAAEGLERYLGAKFPGAKRFSLEGGDALIPMTKEIIRHAGGQGMREVVVGMAHRGRLNMLVNVLGKKPQDLFDEFAGKHDETWGTGDVKYHQGFSADFATPGGNVHLALAFNPSHLEIVNPVVIGSVRARQDRLGDTDGSRVLPITIHGDSAIAGQGVVQETFNMSQARGFCVGGTVRIVVNNQVGFTTSNPRDTRSTMYCTDIAKMVQAPIFHVNADDPEAVAFVARLALDYRNTFKRDVVIDLVCYRRHGHNEADEPNATQPLMYQKIKKHPTPRKLYADVLMERGEFGIDTATQLVNEYRDALDHGEVVVKEWRPMALHSVDWSPYLGHDWNIDWDNKVDIERLKELGTKICQYPESHKLQSRVNKLYNDRTAMVNGEKQVDWGMAETLAYATLVDDGKRIRISGQDSGRGTFFHRHSVLHNQSDASTYVPLANIHDKQGPFQVFDSVLSEEAVLAFEYGYATAEPSGLTLWEAQFGDFANGAQVVIDQFISSGEQKWARLCGLTMLLPHGYEGQGPEHSSARLERYLQLCAEQNMQVVVPSTPAQVYHMIRRQVVRPMRRPLIVMSPKSLLRHPLCTSSLEDLADGTFQPAIAEIDDIAPENVKRVVFCSGKVYFDLLDQRRKNEQDDVAIVRIEQLYPFPYEDVRAAIAQYTNVVDYVWCQEEPQNQGAWYSSQHNFRAAIPVGADIQYAGRPASASPAVGYMSVHLKQQKALVDDALTLPKN, encoded by the coding sequence ATGCACAACGGCGTGATGAAGGCATGGCTCGAGTCTTCACACTTGGCTGGCGCCAATGCAACGTACGTAGAAGAACTCTATGAACTGTATCTAAGTGACCCCGATTCGGTAAGTGACGAATGGAGAAGTGTTTTTGAAGAATTGCCTGTGCAAGCTTCAGAAGCGGTGGAACAACCACACTCTCGTGTTCGTGAATACTTCCGTCGACTCGCTCAAGAAACAAAGCATTACAGTGTCCAAGTTAGTGATCCAGATGTCGATGCGAAACAAGTAAAAGTTCTGCAACTGATTAATGCTTATCGATTCCGAGGGCATCAAGCAGCAAATCTAGACCCCCTAGGTTTATGGAAGAGAGCGACAGTTGATGAACTGGACCCTTCTTTCCACACTCTTACCGAAGAAGACCTCAATGAGACGTTTAACGTCGGCTCTTACGCGATTGGCCAAGAGACGATGGTGCTTAAAGATTTACACAAATCTCTAAAGCAAACCTATTGTGGTTCAATTGGTGCTGAATACATGCACATGACTAATACAGAGCAAAAACGTTGGATTCAACAACGTTTAGAGTCTGTGTCTGGTCAACCCTCTTTCAACAAAGAAGAAAAGCAAGCTTTCCTAGAAGAGCTAACCGCTGCTGAAGGTCTTGAGCGCTATCTTGGTGCGAAATTCCCAGGCGCGAAACGTTTCTCGTTGGAAGGTGGTGATGCACTTATCCCAATGACGAAAGAGATCATTCGTCATGCTGGTGGACAAGGCATGCGTGAAGTCGTTGTTGGTATGGCTCACCGTGGTCGTCTAAACATGTTGGTTAACGTGCTTGGTAAAAAGCCGCAAGACCTGTTTGACGAGTTCGCGGGTAAGCACGACGAAACGTGGGGTACTGGTGATGTTAAATACCACCAAGGTTTCTCTGCGGATTTCGCGACACCAGGTGGCAACGTTCACTTAGCACTAGCATTTAACCCATCACACTTAGAAATCGTAAACCCAGTGGTTATCGGTTCAGTACGTGCACGTCAAGATCGCCTGGGTGATACTGATGGTAGCCGTGTACTGCCAATCACGATTCACGGTGACTCAGCAATCGCTGGTCAGGGTGTTGTGCAAGAGACGTTTAACATGTCTCAAGCTCGTGGTTTCTGCGTAGGTGGTACGGTTCGTATCGTTGTAAATAACCAAGTTGGTTTTACAACGTCTAACCCTCGCGACACACGCTCTACGATGTACTGTACCGATATCGCTAAGATGGTACAGGCTCCGATTTTCCACGTTAATGCTGATGATCCAGAAGCGGTTGCTTTTGTTGCTCGCTTAGCACTGGATTACCGTAATACTTTCAAACGTGATGTTGTTATCGACCTAGTTTGTTACCGTCGCCACGGTCACAACGAAGCCGATGAGCCGAACGCAACTCAGCCTTTGATGTATCAAAAAATCAAGAAGCACCCAACACCACGTAAGCTTTACGCTGACGTGCTAATGGAGCGCGGTGAGTTTGGTATTGATACGGCAACTCAACTGGTTAACGAATATCGTGACGCACTTGATCACGGTGAAGTTGTGGTTAAAGAGTGGCGCCCAATGGCACTTCACTCTGTAGACTGGTCTCCTTATCTAGGTCACGACTGGAATATTGACTGGGATAACAAGGTTGATATCGAGCGTCTAAAAGAGCTTGGTACTAAGATCTGTCAATATCCAGAAAGCCACAAGCTACAAAGCCGAGTTAATAAACTGTACAACGATCGTACTGCCATGGTGAATGGTGAGAAACAAGTCGATTGGGGTATGGCTGAAACTTTGGCTTACGCAACACTTGTTGACGATGGCAAGCGTATTCGTATCTCTGGCCAAGATTCAGGCCGTGGTACTTTCTTCCACCGTCACTCAGTACTGCACAACCAATCAGACGCAAGCACGTATGTTCCTCTTGCGAACATTCATGATAAGCAGGGTCCATTCCAAGTATTTGACTCAGTATTGTCTGAAGAAGCAGTGCTAGCGTTCGAGTATGGCTACGCAACAGCAGAGCCAAGCGGTCTAACCCTTTGGGAAGCGCAATTTGGTGACTTCGCAAACGGTGCACAAGTTGTTATTGACCAATTTATTTCGTCAGGTGAGCAAAAGTGGGCACGTCTATGTGGCTTGACTATGCTGCTTCCTCACGGTTATGAAGGCCAAGGTCCAGAGCACTCTTCTGCACGTCTTGAGCGTTACCTTCAATTATGTGCTGAACAAAATATGCAGGTTGTTGTTCCTTCAACACCAGCACAGGTTTACCACATGATTCGCCGTCAGGTTGTTCGACCAATGCGTCGTCCACTGATTGTAATGTCACCTAAGTCATTGCTTCGTCACCCGCTGTGTACGTCTTCTCTAGAAGATCTAGCAGACGGTACGTTCCAACCAGCTATCGCAGAGATTGACGATATCGCTCCTGAGAACGTAAAACGCGTCGTATTCTGTTCAGGTAAGGTTTACTTCGACCTACTTGACCAAAGACGTAAGAACGAGCAAGACGACGTTGCTATTGTTCGTATTGAGCAGCTATACCCATTCCCTTACGAGGATGTTCGCGCTGCAATTGCACAATACACAAATGTCGTTGATTACGTTTGGTGTCAAGAAGAGCCTCAGAACCAAGGTGCTTGGTACAGCAGCCAACATAACTTCCGAGCTGCTATCCCAGTAGGCGCTGATATTCAATACGCAGGTCGTCCTGCATCAGCATCACCAGCTGTAGGCTATATGTCGGTACACTTGAAACAACAAAAAGCGTTAGTAGATGACGCTCTGACCCTACCAAAGAACTAG
- a CDS encoding succinate dehydrogenase iron-sulfur subunit yields MKLTFSLYRYNPDVDSKPYMQDYTLEVEEGSDMMLLDALILLKEQDPTIAFRRSCREGVCGSDGLNMNGKNGLACITPLSTLSSKDKIIVRPLPGLPVIRDLIVDMTQFYDNYEKVKPFLVSDGNTPPARENLQSPDERAHLDGLYECIMCACCTTSCPSFWWNPDKFIGPAGLLAAYRWLIDSRDTATDERLSDLDDAFSVFRCHGIMNCVSVCPKGLNPTKAIGHIKTMLVNRSV; encoded by the coding sequence ATGAAATTGACTTTCTCTTTGTATCGTTACAATCCAGACGTCGATTCGAAGCCTTACATGCAGGATTACACACTAGAGGTGGAAGAAGGCTCAGACATGATGCTTCTGGATGCGCTCATTCTATTGAAAGAGCAGGATCCGACCATCGCTTTCCGTCGCTCATGCCGCGAAGGTGTATGTGGTTCAGACGGCCTAAATATGAACGGTAAAAACGGCCTTGCGTGTATCACGCCACTGTCAACTCTTAGTAGCAAGGATAAAATTATTGTTCGCCCACTGCCGGGTCTACCTGTTATTCGTGACCTGATTGTTGATATGACTCAGTTCTATGATAACTACGAAAAAGTAAAACCATTCTTAGTGTCTGATGGTAACACACCACCGGCACGTGAAAACTTACAAAGCCCTGATGAGCGTGCTCATTTAGATGGACTGTACGAATGTATCATGTGTGCATGTTGTACAACGTCATGCCCATCGTTCTGGTGGAACCCTGACAAGTTCATCGGACCAGCAGGCCTACTTGCCGCGTACCGTTGGCTAATTGACAGCCGAGATACTGCAACAGATGAACGTTTGTCTGATCTTGATGATGCATTTAGCGTTTTTCGTTGCCATGGCATCATGAATTGTGTAAGTGTTTGTCCTAAGGGATTAAATCCGACGAAAGCGATTGGTCACATCAAGACCATGTTAGTGAATCGTTCGGTTTAA
- the sdhA gene encoding succinate dehydrogenase flavoprotein subunit, whose product MTIPVREFDAVVIGAGGAGMRAALQISEQGLSCALLSKVFPTRSHTVSAQGGITVALGNAHEDHWEQHMYDTVKGSDYIGDQDAIEYMCKNGPESVIELEKMGLPFSRFDNGTIYQRPFGGQSKNFGGEQAARTAAAADRTGHALLHTLYQQNIKHKTTVFSEWYALDLVKNEDGAILGTTALCMETGEVCYFKAKATVLATGGAGRIYASTTNAHINTGDGVGMAIRAGVPMQDIEMWQFHPTGIAGAGTLVTEGCRGEGGYLLNKDGERFMERYAPNAKDLAGRDVVARSMMVEIREGRGCDGPWGPHIKLKLDHLGKETLESRLPGVCELSRTFAHVDPVKEPIPVIPTCHYMMGGVPTQVSGQAIKQGTDGSDVEVQGLFACGEIASVSVHGANRLGGNSLLDLVVFGRATGLHLGETLKKQADAKPATEEDIARSLERYNRWENSTDGEDPAQIRKDLQQCMQNNFSVFREGKAMAEGLEELKAIRERLKNAHLSDKSTEFNTQRVECLELDNLMETAFATAFAANYRTESRGAHARFDFPDRDDEQWLCHSLYNPESESMSKRGVNMEPIHREAFPPKARTY is encoded by the coding sequence GTGACTATTCCTGTTCGTGAGTTTGATGCCGTAGTTATCGGCGCTGGTGGTGCTGGTATGCGTGCCGCACTGCAAATTTCAGAGCAAGGCCTATCATGTGCATTGCTTTCTAAAGTTTTCCCAACTCGTTCTCATACCGTATCTGCTCAAGGTGGTATTACGGTTGCGCTAGGTAATGCGCACGAAGATCACTGGGAACAACACATGTACGACACAGTAAAAGGTTCTGATTACATCGGTGACCAAGATGCTATCGAATACATGTGTAAAAATGGCCCAGAATCAGTTATTGAACTAGAAAAAATGGGTCTTCCATTTTCTCGTTTCGACAACGGCACCATTTACCAACGTCCTTTTGGTGGCCAATCGAAAAACTTTGGTGGTGAGCAAGCGGCTCGTACCGCTGCAGCAGCTGACCGTACTGGTCACGCATTGCTACACACGCTTTACCAACAAAACATCAAACACAAAACAACCGTGTTCTCTGAGTGGTACGCGCTTGATCTTGTGAAGAATGAAGACGGTGCCATTCTTGGTACAACAGCACTTTGCATGGAAACAGGCGAAGTATGCTACTTTAAAGCAAAAGCAACAGTCCTAGCAACTGGTGGTGCTGGTCGTATCTACGCATCAACAACTAACGCACACATCAATACTGGTGACGGTGTGGGTATGGCGATTCGTGCCGGCGTGCCTATGCAAGACATCGAAATGTGGCAGTTCCACCCAACGGGTATTGCCGGTGCGGGGACGCTTGTAACAGAGGGTTGCCGTGGTGAAGGCGGCTATCTCCTTAACAAAGATGGCGAACGTTTTATGGAGCGTTACGCTCCAAACGCGAAAGACTTAGCGGGTCGTGACGTTGTTGCTCGTTCAATGATGGTAGAAATCCGTGAAGGCCGTGGTTGTGACGGCCCTTGGGGTCCACACATTAAACTGAAACTGGACCACCTAGGTAAAGAAACACTGGAGTCTCGTCTACCTGGTGTATGTGAACTGTCTCGTACATTCGCACACGTTGATCCAGTAAAAGAGCCGATCCCAGTGATCCCAACATGTCATTACATGATGGGTGGTGTACCAACACAAGTTTCCGGCCAAGCGATTAAGCAGGGTACAGATGGTAGCGATGTAGAGGTACAAGGTCTATTCGCTTGTGGTGAGATTGCTTCAGTATCCGTACACGGTGCTAACCGTTTAGGTGGTAACTCACTGCTTGACTTGGTTGTATTCGGTCGTGCGACAGGTCTACACCTAGGTGAGACACTGAAGAAGCAAGCGGATGCGAAGCCAGCAACGGAAGAAGATATCGCTCGTTCTCTAGAGCGCTACAACCGTTGGGAAAACAGCACAGACGGTGAAGATCCAGCGCAAATCCGTAAAGACCTACAGCAATGTATGCAGAACAACTTCTCTGTATTCCGTGAAGGCAAAGCAATGGCTGAGGGCTTAGAAGAGCTTAAAGCGATTCGTGAGCGTCTGAAAAATGCACATTTGTCTGATAAGTCTACGGAGTTCAATACCCAGCGCGTCGAATGTCTTGAGCTTGATAACTTGATGGAAACGGCTTTTGCAACAGCATTTGCGGCTAATTACCGCACAGAAAGTCGTGGTGCACATGCTCGTTTTGACTTCCCCGATCGTGATGATGAACAGTGGCTGTGCCACTCTCTCTACAACCCTGAGTCAGAGAGTATGAGCAAACGAGGTGTAAACATGGAGCCTATCCATCGTGAAGCATTCCCACCAAAAGCACGCACGTACTAA
- the sdhD gene encoding succinate dehydrogenase, hydrophobic membrane anchor protein yields the protein MVNNVSTFGRNGVHDFLLIRATAIIMTLYTIYLVSFCAFTDISYVSWTQFFGGTFTKVFTMLALTSVLVHAWIGLWQVLTDYIKCAKLRVGLQVGVVAVLLGYFFSGLFILWGA from the coding sequence ATGGTAAACAACGTTTCGACATTTGGCCGTAATGGCGTTCACGATTTCTTATTGATTCGTGCAACTGCAATCATTATGACGCTATATACAATTTATTTGGTGAGCTTTTGTGCCTTCACCGATATCTCTTACGTATCATGGACTCAGTTCTTTGGTGGAACCTTCACTAAAGTATTTACCATGTTAGCGCTTACTTCGGTTCTTGTTCACGCTTGGATCGGTTTGTGGCAAGTGCTAACCGACTACATCAAGTGCGCTAAACTGCGTGTTGGCCTTCAAGTAGGTGTAGTTGCGGTTCTTCTTGGATATTTCTTCTCTGGTCTATTTATTTTGTGGGGTGCGTAA
- the sdhC gene encoding succinate dehydrogenase cytochrome b556 subunit translates to MSKPVKERKTRPVNLDLQTIHFPITAIASILHRVSGVITFVAIGILLWLLSISLSSPVGFMEASDIVDGFFVKFILWGILTALAYHIAGGIRHLLMDLGHFEELESGAKSAKVAFAATAVLSLLAGILVW, encoded by the coding sequence GTGAGCAAGCCCGTGAAAGAAAGAAAGACAAGACCTGTTAATTTAGATTTACAGACCATCCACTTTCCGATCACTGCAATAGCTTCCATCCTACACCGTGTGTCTGGGGTGATTACTTTTGTTGCGATTGGAATTTTGCTTTGGTTACTATCCATTTCCCTCTCATCCCCAGTAGGCTTTATGGAAGCTAGCGACATTGTCGACGGTTTCTTCGTGAAGTTTATTCTGTGGGGCATTTTAACCGCTTTGGCTTACCACATTGCTGGTGGTATTCGTCACCTTCTTATGGACTTAGGTCACTTTGAAGAGCTGGAATCTGGCGCGAAGAGCGCTAAGGTTGCATTCGCAGCGACAGCGGTATTGTCTCTACTAGCGGGGATCTTAGTATGGTAA
- a CDS encoding citrate synthase produces the protein MADKKATLHIEGQAPIELPITEGVLGTPVIDVRTLGSNGFFTFDPGFLATASCESQITFIDGGKGILLHRGYPIDQLANNADYLEVCYILLYGEAPSRAEYEKFKTTVTRHTMVHEQIASFFHGFRRDAHPMAVMCGVVGALAAFYHDSLDINNDTHREIAAYRLISKMPTLAAMCYKYSIGQPFIYPRNDLSYAENFLHMMFANPCEEYEVNPIVARAMDKIFTLHADHEQNASTSTVRLSGSSGANPFACIAAGIASLWGPAHGGANEACLRMLEEIGSVDNIEEYVAKAKDKDDPFRLMGFGHRVYKNYDPRATVMREACHEVLKELNIQDPLLDVAMELERIALSDEYFVSKKLYPNVDFYSGIILKAIGIPVSMFTVIFAMSRTIGWIAHWNEMHSDPTNRIGRPRQLYTGEEQRDFKALHERE, from the coding sequence ATGGCGGATAAGAAAGCTACCCTTCACATTGAAGGTCAAGCGCCAATCGAGCTGCCGATTACAGAAGGTGTACTAGGTACTCCAGTGATCGATGTTCGTACACTAGGATCTAATGGTTTTTTCACTTTTGACCCTGGTTTTCTTGCCACTGCATCTTGTGAGTCTCAAATCACTTTTATTGACGGTGGTAAAGGTATCCTTTTACACCGTGGTTATCCAATTGACCAACTTGCCAATAACGCTGATTACTTAGAAGTATGTTACATACTTCTTTACGGTGAAGCCCCATCTCGAGCTGAATACGAAAAGTTCAAGACTACCGTGACACGTCACACTATGGTACACGAGCAAATTGCTAGTTTCTTCCACGGCTTCCGTCGTGATGCTCACCCCATGGCTGTAATGTGTGGTGTAGTAGGCGCTCTAGCAGCGTTCTACCACGACTCACTTGATATCAACAACGATACACACCGTGAAATTGCGGCTTACCGTCTAATTTCAAAAATGCCAACACTGGCAGCAATGTGTTACAAATATTCTATTGGTCAGCCGTTTATCTACCCACGCAACGACCTAAGCTACGCTGAAAACTTCCTACACATGATGTTTGCAAACCCATGTGAAGAGTACGAAGTAAACCCTATCGTAGCTCGTGCAATGGATAAGATTTTCACCCTACACGCAGACCACGAACAAAACGCTTCTACATCTACAGTACGTTTATCTGGTTCATCTGGTGCTAACCCGTTTGCTTGTATCGCAGCAGGTATCGCGTCACTTTGGGGCCCAGCTCACGGTGGTGCAAACGAAGCATGTCTACGTATGCTTGAAGAGATCGGTAGCGTAGATAACATTGAAGAGTATGTTGCAAAAGCGAAAGACAAAGATGACCCATTCCGTTTGATGGGCTTCGGTCACCGCGTTTACAAGAACTACGATCCACGTGCAACAGTAATGCGCGAAGCGTGTCACGAAGTACTTAAAGAGCTAAACATCCAAGATCCACTACTTGACGTAGCAATGGAACTTGAGCGTATCGCTCTTTCTGATGAATACTTTGTGTCTAAGAAGCTATACCCGAACGTAGACTTCTACTCAGGTATCATTCTGAAAGCTATCGGCATTCCAGTGTCTATGTTTACAGTAATCTTCGCGATGTCTCGTACTATCGGTTGGATTGCACACTGGAACGAAATGCACAGCGACCCAACAAACCGTATCGGTCGTCCTCGTCAACTATACACTGGTGAAGAGCAACGTGACTTTAAAGCACTTCACGAACGTGAATAA
- a CDS encoding IS110 family RNA-guided transposase codes for MNKFNTISIDLAKSVFQVAVFNRHGKRKLNQAMSKKKMLTVISQHPDATICIEACAASHYWGRTFQSRGHTVKMIPPQKVKPYRSGNKNDANDAIAIYEASLRSDIHAVPVKTPEQQDIAMLLSLRQSYIKQRTAVSLRIRGYAAECGITFPQGANKLRELLPFVIEDMENELTPTTRFVLRELHAQLLNLDEPIERVESQLIDFAKQIPACQLLITLRGVRWVIASAIFSRLGDASAYRNGRGASASLGLVPAHTGSGGKNKNHGISKSGDKTLRSLVVHGARAVVANIRDKEDRLSCWIRNLLERKSFNQVVVALANKTIRMACAMLKSNQSYNETLIA; via the coding sequence ATGAATAAATTTAACACAATCTCGATTGATTTAGCCAAATCCGTCTTTCAAGTCGCGGTATTTAACCGCCATGGCAAGCGTAAGTTGAACCAAGCTATGTCTAAAAAGAAAATGCTAACGGTCATCAGCCAACACCCTGACGCAACCATTTGCATAGAGGCCTGTGCAGCATCTCATTATTGGGGACGAACGTTTCAAAGCCGTGGTCATACCGTCAAAATGATACCTCCCCAAAAAGTGAAGCCGTATCGCAGTGGTAATAAGAACGATGCTAATGATGCTATCGCGATTTACGAAGCTTCCTTACGCTCCGATATTCATGCTGTACCTGTAAAAACACCGGAGCAGCAAGATATCGCAATGCTGCTGAGTTTAAGACAAAGCTATATAAAACAACGCACGGCAGTAAGTCTACGTATCCGTGGCTATGCAGCGGAATGTGGCATTACCTTCCCACAAGGAGCCAATAAACTGCGAGAACTACTCCCTTTCGTTATCGAAGATATGGAGAATGAATTAACACCGACAACTCGATTCGTTCTCCGAGAATTACATGCTCAGCTACTAAATCTTGATGAGCCTATCGAGAGAGTTGAATCGCAACTTATAGACTTTGCAAAGCAAATACCCGCTTGCCAGTTATTAATCACTTTACGAGGTGTACGTTGGGTGATTGCAAGTGCCATTTTTTCCCGTCTGGGTGACGCTTCGGCCTATAGAAATGGTCGAGGAGCTAGTGCGAGCTTAGGTTTAGTTCCGGCTCATACTGGCAGTGGTGGTAAGAACAAAAACCACGGAATAAGTAAATCAGGTGATAAAACCTTACGCTCTCTTGTCGTTCATGGAGCAAGAGCGGTGGTAGCGAATATCCGAGATAAAGAAGATCGCTTAAGTTGCTGGATACGAAACTTATTAGAAAGAAAGTCGTTTAACCAAGTGGTTGTCGCCCTTGCGAACAAAACGATCAGAATGGCTTGTGCCATGCTGAAAAGCAATCAATCTTATAATGAGACGTTAATCGCTTAA
- a CDS encoding Nif3-like dinuclear metal center hexameric protein, protein MNNLQLEKLLNEKLQPQQIKDYCPNGLQVEGTAEVKRIVTGVTASQALINKAVELKADALLVHHGFFWKGEPEAIRGMKGKRIRTLIKNDINLLGYHLPLDIHPELGNNAKLAELLEIDVEGGLEGHPQSVAIFGRLKTPMTGAEFAAKIDQVLNRKPLHIAPENADKMIETVGWCTGGGQDYIELAASQGIDAFISGEISERTTYSAREQDIHYFAAGHHATERYGVKALGEWLAKEHGLDVEFIDIDNPV, encoded by the coding sequence ATGAATAACTTACAATTAGAAAAGCTACTTAACGAAAAACTGCAGCCACAGCAGATTAAAGATTACTGCCCAAACGGTCTTCAAGTAGAAGGCACTGCTGAGGTAAAGCGTATCGTTACTGGTGTAACGGCTTCACAAGCTTTGATCAATAAAGCGGTTGAGCTAAAGGCTGACGCTTTGTTAGTTCACCATGGTTTCTTTTGGAAAGGTGAGCCGGAAGCGATTCGCGGCATGAAAGGTAAGCGTATTCGTACCTTGATTAAAAACGATATCAACCTATTAGGCTACCACCTTCCTCTTGATATTCACCCTGAGCTTGGTAACAACGCAAAATTGGCTGAGTTACTTGAGATCGATGTTGAAGGTGGTTTGGAAGGGCACCCTCAGTCAGTCGCTATATTTGGTAGATTAAAGACACCGATGACTGGTGCTGAGTTCGCAGCAAAAATTGATCAAGTACTGAATCGTAAGCCGCTACATATTGCTCCTGAAAACGCAGATAAAATGATTGAAACGGTAGGTTGGTGTACTGGCGGCGGTCAAGATTACATTGAACTTGCAGCCTCTCAAGGTATCGACGCATTTATCTCTGGTGAAATTTCTGAGCGCACAACTTACTCGGCTCGCGAGCAAGACATCCATTATTTTGCTGCAGGTCACCATGCGACAGAACGCTACGGTGTTAAAGCACTAGGTGAATGGTTAGCAAAAGAGCACGGCTTGGATGTCGAGTTTATCGATATTGATAATCCGGTATAA
- a CDS encoding DUF1853 family protein, producing MTELQRFYQWVISSPPLLEIKPPISDLTVFSNHQKLDDAHTYDGNPRLGFLYQHLCEQVITTSDSYSIKHDEIQINVEGRTLGAIDFILEDTSSEKLEHWEVAIKFYLLHEQTWFGPNSHDQLDKKLDRMLSHQLGMSSSAAFVEQYPEIDVDSKHLLMQGRLYTNPFLEQNVPTECLGYDINPSQVNGFWCYQNQAHQITDTLYPLTKEQWAAGTDDFSGEPITEFGDRFVHGQTKSGQFWFVMPQSWPHG from the coding sequence ATGACCGAACTGCAACGCTTTTACCAATGGGTGATTAGCTCGCCACCGCTACTAGAAATCAAACCGCCCATTTCTGATCTCACTGTGTTCTCAAACCACCAAAAGCTTGACGATGCACATACTTATGATGGAAACCCTAGATTAGGCTTCCTCTATCAACACCTATGTGAACAAGTCATCACCACTTCGGATAGTTATTCAATCAAGCACGATGAGATCCAGATTAATGTTGAGGGACGAACACTCGGCGCAATCGACTTTATCCTGGAAGACACAAGTAGCGAAAAATTAGAACACTGGGAAGTGGCAATTAAGTTTTACCTACTTCACGAGCAAACATGGTTTGGTCCAAACTCTCATGACCAATTAGACAAAAAGCTCGATAGAATGCTCAGCCACCAGCTTGGTATGTCATCTTCAGCCGCCTTTGTTGAACAGTACCCGGAGATCGATGTCGACTCAAAACACCTTTTGATGCAAGGTCGCCTCTATACCAACCCATTTCTAGAACAAAACGTACCTACGGAGTGTCTGGGGTACGACATTAACCCAAGCCAGGTAAACGGATTTTGGTGCTATCAAAATCAGGCTCACCAGATCACCGATACACTCTATCCTTTAACCAAAGAACAATGGGCCGCAGGAACGGATGATTTCAGCGGTGAACCTATCACCGAATTTGGTGACCGCTTCGTTCATGGACAAACTAAGTCGGGTCAATTCTGGTTTGTGATGCCACAAAGTTGGCCACATGGTTAG